The sequence CAATTATGAAATCCCTTCTCTCCAACTTTATGCCTTAGAATGTTTCCTTTGTTTCCTGTTCTGGCATTATTAAATCAAAACCATCATTCTATAAATTGtgcaatttttatatttttactgcATTTGCTACAAACTATGACATAAGTTACTAAAAGTCTAATAAGGAAGAAATTGGCTGCTTCCAGGTAAACAATGCTGGCTTGCTTGAGCATAAACGAGTTACAACATCAGAGGGGTGCGTTTCTATTTGTgtacaaacaaattttaatcCTTTGTATTCTTTCATCATTGCTGAAAAATTTATGcctttttttgttataaaaaataaaatttcaggtTCGAGTTGAATTTCTCTGTGAATGTGTTAGGCACCTATTCCATAACAGAACTGATGCTGCCACTAGTGGAGAAGGCTGCACCTGATGCTCGTGTTATCACAGTGTCCTCTGGTGGAATGTACACAGCTCCTTTGACTACAGATCTACAGGTAACTGTTTTTTTGAACGTTTCAGCAGCTTCATTTTGCCTATCAAGTACTAATGGAGTTTCCAATGAATTATTTTAATGCAGTATAGTGACAGCAACTTTAATGGGGTGGATCAGTATGCTCGAAATAAGCGAGTTCAGGTAAGTTAAAGTGATGATCTGTTACATATGTACAAAGAATTTCTGAGGTtattctttttgttaattttataattattttatgattaCTGAattctagtttttgttttgcacGTTTTAGTGCTTGCTACCGCTATACAGTTTGTTTTAGCTTTCGTATTTTCATGTGTCCTTGAGGAATTGAGGTTCTTCCCTTTAGTTCCTTTTAAATCTCTTATTAAAGAACAATACGTTTAGATGGCTAAATTTGATGGgtttgaaaaatttttttaagtaaaaggaaaaaaatggtgAGCCTATTGTGTTTAAACAATGCATTCTGGTGGAGCTAATGGGAAGTCTACTGCCTAATGTTAAAGTCAATGACTTCTGCAAAATTTAGAATGAAATATAAGTAAAAAGTCAGTTTAGCTGCTTGACGACGTCACACAGTCGATGGGCATATTGGGCACAGGCACACTCTGTATCAATGGGGGAAAAGTCTGATTTAAGCGGGTGATCTCAGAGTATTGGGCTTCATGGTTACGGGCCTGACTGGTAATACAGAAACTGTGGGGGGGACCTCTAAGGACTTGAGTGAAGTTGGGAATTTGGTGAAAATGCTCGGATTCATCACAGACCACATTGTCTTGGAGGCAGCCCCTCTTTTTGGATTGATCAGCACCAATTTGACTGGACTACACTCGGAAGGTCAAAGTTCCTTCCTTTGGATCCAGGTGTACTCCCCTTCTCACTTTGGCTGATTAGATCAACAATGTAGGGGCCAGAGCCTACAGATGCCAAAGCATTGAGGAATCACTTGGTGAGGCTGGGATCCAAATGGAGAGTGCTGAGAATCCAATCGTGAGCTTGAGAATTAGTTGGGTCTAAGGAAGGAGGACAGGGGTTGCGAATGTTTTCTTGTGGTTTGAGAACCCCTAGCCCAACTTGATCCAAGTTTTGAGACAGAACCATAGTTGGTTGGAATGGGTGGATTTGGCACAGGACAGTTAtcatagtggcttttacagcaGATGCAAAGGATTAGTGTTATCATGGACTTTACAATTGAGGGAGTTGAACATCTAGTAATGGGATTGTTTGTGAACCTTGGAAGTTATTAGACAAATAGTGATGGGGGCACTGAAAAGCCATTGTTCTTCAACGAAGGACTTGAGGTAGCTGAAGAATTTAGAGTCTTCAATTAATCATGATGCAAGGAGGACTGGGatcaaaagaagagaaaatagtaGGAAGAACTTGGCGTTGTTTCAATATCATCAATGAAGTTGACAATAATCTAATGAAATGTTTGTGTTGAATGATCCAAGGAAGAGGGAAGTAAGCAAAAACTTCTGGTGGGACtgaaaggcttttttttttttttttttgtatttaggaGACCAAGATTATCACGATTTATTTTTAACTGGAAGCATATGGGGAGGTCCCTATGTGGAGTGGTTTTTGCGAGATGCATCTTGTAGACTTCCCTTTAAAAGGGGTCACATGGTGAAACAATAAGGATATTCCTGCTATGTGCCAGACAGATAGATTTTTGGTTTCTACTGAGTGTGGAGTGGTTTTTGaatggattttttcttttcggCCTAATGACAATAGGGAGCATGGTAAGTTATGAGTTGAGCTGCTAAAGGAAGTGGCAGACGATTGAAGTGCTTCATGCTGTGTAGCAGAAGATCTAAATAATGTTCACTATCCTCATGAGAGAGCAGGAGTTGACAGACTTACTGGAGCTATGATGGTTTTTTCGGAGTTTATTTGTAGACTTCCCTTTGAAAGGGGTCACATGGTGAAACAATAAGGATATTCCTGCTATGTGCCAGACAGATAGATTTTTGGTTTCTACTGAGTGGGAGGAACATTTTAGAGATGCTTTGCTAAAGCTACTACCGAGTCCTGTGTCAGATTAATGCCCAATATTACTAGAATGAGGAGGGATCCATAGAGATAAGGTCCATTTTGATTTGAGAATGTTGTAAAGAGATGGGGGTTTCTTAGAGCGTGTTAGGGAGTGGTAAGAAAGTTATAACTTTGCTGGCTCACCTAGTTtcgatttaaatatatatataaataacagAACTCTGAGCATTAAAAGATGATCTATGGTTTTGGAATATAAATGTATTCTGTACGGTGGGTTAAAGAGAAGAAAGCATTAGATGGTGTCTCAGATAATTTTCTGTTGTTAAGATAGAGGTGCTAAAATTTGGATGTGTTATGTGGGTAATTTGGTGTAAGCGTAGTAGTAGAATGTTTGTAGGGTGTCGAGCATCCTAATTTtcttatgaaaaaatatattctgAGATGTTTGTATGAATGGATGGTTGCCCTTTGCAGTATTCCTTGTTGTTTTCTAGATTTTTCAAAGAGTTTGTAATCCTTCAGAGGTGTGGTTTGGTATACTTATTGTGTATTCATAACTccacttttttttcaaaaaattatctaacttataaatttctttattgGAGATGCATCTCTCGTACTTCATTTTCCTGTATATTCAGCAATTTTAGTAAGAATTTCTCCTTCATAACCATACGTCTAATATAAGAAAGTATACAGCTTTAGATTTGCTTAAcagtaataaaaattaataaaactcctTGGTTATGTAGCTTGAAGTgatttttgtacattttttttttctcttctaagtGATTGAGAATAAATTTATCTGCTGTATCTcatcaacaatttaaaaatatttgtgttcATATAAATATTTGTCAGACCTCAGTGTCCtgcatagaatttgaaagacatataaacgattttattataaaacttcttatttttatgaaatgcCAAGAGTTATTCAGCTAGGGACTATCCCTCATGAGGCGGGGGTAACTTTTGAATTCCCCCTTCCCCTTCTCCTTGGGGCCAAAACTCACttgtccaaaaataaaaaaagaacttttatgAATCTTGCTTTCCTGTCTTCCTACCCTGGATGTTCATTACACAAGTACCTTGTTAAGGTTTTGGAATTTATATCCTTGCGGATTCAATGTATACCATTGAATGCCAAGTAATTACAGATAGATTTATGAACGTTGAGCTGTATATTAAAAAAGCTATTACCTAATGTTGGTCCTGCCAAAGAGCGCTCTGGGAGGGGAGATTTGGATAAGATACAAACCTTCAGCAAAATTTCCTGAAATAGTTTAAGGAAATCATTTGAGTTACCTTTCTTTGTTAGGTAGCACTGACAGAAAAATGGGCTGAAATGTACAAGAATAAAGGGATTGGATTCTATTCAATGCACCCAGGCTGGGCTGAGACACCTGGGGTTGCTAAGAGTTTGCCTGGTCTTTCTGAAAGGTAAGGAACTTATTCTCTTACGGCATTTTGGAATCTTTCTGTTACATCACTTATATCTACTATCtgattcctttttctttttgtcattctGTCTATTGTTTggctaatttattttacttttgaatATATTCCAGGCTTTCTGGAAATCTTCGAACAAGTGAGGAAGGTGCAGACACAATTATTTGGTTGGCTCTACAACCAAAAGAGAAATTGGTATCAGGTGCATTTTATTTTGATAGAGCTGAAGCGCCTAAACACCTTATGTTTTCAGCTACTGGTGGTTCTCATGTGGTAATTGATTCTGTTGTTGATGGTCTCCGTTCCTTGTCTGCTCTCTCTTCTTAAAATTGAAGATTTGATTTTGGAGATATTAAATGTTAAGCTTCAGACTTGAGCTCCCCTTATCCCTTTGCTTCTATGTAAAGATAGTTTTGTTGCTCTAGATCATGCTTGGGGTCGATGATCTCCTAAACACAAACACTTTTATTATCAGAGAAGGGATTAGAGTTTGGCAGGTAAACACTCAAGTCAATATCTTATAATTAGAGATTctaaagaagagaaaaggaggGAGTGGTGGTGAAGTTGTAGTCATCTGATTTTATGATTGGGTTCCTtctgttaaaacttaaaagtggTGCTCCTTTGTTGGTCAATACTCAATAGATTGAAGTATTCTCTCTCCATTGGGTCCCTTGGGGTTATTTGTTTGTAaaagtgccttttttttttttaatatcgattttattataaaaataaataaaaaaaaaaacagcaatatTAAAATGCGTGTTTTGAAAAGACAACTTTTGAAATCACAGTTATGAGTTTGGTAATACTTATGAAAGTTTTATTTATGTCAATTGAGTGTATTGATGACGTTAGTGTAA is a genomic window of Quercus lobata isolate SW786 chromosome 2, ValleyOak3.0 Primary Assembly, whole genome shotgun sequence containing:
- the LOC115963941 gene encoding dehydrogenase/reductase SDR family member 12-like; translation: MGEEPPTDDPAEETGLQVCDLSSVSEIKSFASRFSSKDVPIHILVNNAGLLEHKRVTTSEGFELNFSVNVLGTYSITELMLPLVEKAAPDARVITVSSGGMYTAPLTTDLQYSDSNFNGVDQYARNKRVQVALTEKWAEMYKNKGIGFYSMHPGWAETPGVAKSLPGLSERLSGNLRTSEEGADTIIWLALQPKEKLVSGAFYFDRAEAPKHLMFSATGGSHVVIDSVVDGLRSLSALSS